The genomic interval ATGCACCAGAATTGACGGCATTAGAAAACACATGGGCATCCGCCTTTATCCGCGCTGGATGTAGCGGCTTTACAGGTTCCCTCTGGGCTGTAGAACCAGCAGTAGAAGCTGCTTTTATTAGCTGCTTCTACAACCGTCTGTGGGCTGGCGCTTCCTTGAGCGAAGCTTTTTATACTAGCCGTCAGTTAGCCCGTGCAGCTGCGCCTGATTCCCTCGACTGGCTAGCCTACGTTCTTTTTGGCGACCCAATGGCGCGTCCTTACCATCCCGTTCCTGGTGATGGCTATGCCATTGTCGAACCTATAGGACGGGAAATTGATGACCCATTGCCCCCTGGTGCGATCGCTCGTTTTCGTGTTACCCTGCGAAGAAATCCCCCTGTGTGGCATGAAGATAGAGTTATCGAGGTAGCAAAGAATCTCCTCTTTGAAAATTTACAGGTACATATCGTAACCTATGGTCTGCAAGTGATTCCAGATTTGCCCGTCACGATGACACTTACTGCTAAAGGTGATTATTTAGGCTGGTTTACCCTAGTTGTACCTAATGAAATTACTGATACCTCAGCTTTAGTTCAGGTGTACTTTGCAGATGGGATGCGACCAATTCATAACCTAAATTTCTCTCTCAACATAGAAAACGGGAGGGAAGAATGAGCGGTATTAGTAGCGCTATTCGCCATCAAACGATGGCATCTTTTTTACCAATTGTAATCCCTAAAGAAAATTATTATAATATTGGTTGGCAAAAGTTTAAAATAAGTGCTAGTGATGAAGAACTTCTAAAATTTACAAATAATGTTTTAGAGTCTTTTTGGAGACTAGAAAAAGCAATTAATCAAGCCAAAAGCATCAAATTAGATGCGGAAACTTGCCAGCAAGAAATGAAAGAACTGGCAAAGTGGGGTTTAGCAGCTTACCGCAGATTTTTTGAAGAAGAAGGCTCCCGTCAACTTATCGAAGGTCGTTGTAAAATGATGGGTAGTGAAATCCCAGCGCCCACCTTTATATCTGAGCGGGTACTTTTTCCTTGGGAAGTACTCTATGCAGGGGATAATTATCAAGAAGCTAATCCAGAAATGTTTTGGGGACTGCGCTACACTCCCGCTCGAATTCTTACTCCCGAAAAAGATATCTCTCGCTTTTTGGCAGACAGAACCACACCATTAGATATGATGTTTTGTCTGCATCATCGACTGCGAGAAGCTCATCAAAAAGAATGGCTGCTAATTCAAAAACTGAT from Mastigocladopsis repens PCC 10914 carries:
- a CDS encoding CHAT domain-containing protein translates to MHDSTEAMRGLHLIRYSQSSDADLRNAPVTLDNINDTEDIELQMRSAKLNLRRNRPFVTLSYVKTDAPELTALENTWASAFIRAGCSGFTGSLWAVEPAVEAAFISCFYNRLWAGASLSEAFYTSRQLARAAAPDSLDWLAYVLFGDPMARPYHPVPGDGYAIVEPIGREIDDPLPPGAIARFRVTLRRNPPVWHEDRVIEVAKNLLFENLQVHIVTYGLQVIPDLPVTMTLTAKGDYLGWFTLVVPNEITDTSALVQVYFADGMRPIHNLNFSLNIENGREE